A region from the Hypericibacter adhaerens genome encodes:
- a CDS encoding alkene reductase — MPTLFDPVKIGALNLPNRIVMAPLTRMRAFDERSPGPMNVEYYAQRASAGLILSEATSVSPQGVGYPNTPGLWSEHQVRGWTDVTKAVHAAGGRIVSQLWHVGRVSDPSFHDGKPPVAPSAIAPEGNVSVLRPQRPYAVPRALETDEIPGIVEDFRRGAVNAKRAGFDAVEIHAANGYLFDQFLHDGSNKRTDRYGGSIENRARFLLEAVDALLDLWPADRIGVHLNLMSSSHSMRDSDPRALFSYVAEQLDARHLAFIFARESLDPGERRIGLLVRKLFKGALIINEGLTKESAEQAIAKGEADAAAFGRPYIANPDLVERFRRNAPLNAVNAATIYSSDRTGYTDYPALEEAVA, encoded by the coding sequence ATGCCCACGCTCTTCGACCCCGTCAAAATCGGCGCTCTGAACCTGCCGAACCGTATCGTCATGGCGCCCCTGACGCGGATGCGCGCCTTCGACGAGCGCAGCCCCGGCCCGATGAATGTCGAGTATTACGCGCAGCGTGCGAGCGCCGGCCTCATCCTGTCGGAAGCCACCTCGGTCAGCCCGCAAGGCGTCGGCTATCCCAACACGCCGGGCCTCTGGTCGGAGCATCAGGTTCGCGGCTGGACGGATGTCACCAAGGCGGTCCACGCCGCCGGCGGCCGGATCGTCTCGCAGCTCTGGCATGTGGGCCGGGTCTCCGATCCGAGCTTCCATGACGGCAAGCCGCCGGTCGCTCCCAGCGCCATCGCGCCGGAAGGCAATGTCAGCGTGCTCCGGCCGCAGCGGCCCTATGCAGTGCCGCGCGCGCTGGAAACCGACGAGATTCCCGGCATCGTCGAGGATTTCCGGCGCGGCGCCGTCAACGCGAAGCGCGCCGGCTTCGACGCCGTCGAGATCCATGCCGCCAACGGCTATCTCTTCGACCAGTTCCTGCACGACGGATCGAACAAGCGCACCGACCGTTATGGCGGTTCGATCGAGAATCGCGCGCGCTTCCTGCTCGAAGCGGTCGACGCCCTGCTCGACCTGTGGCCGGCGGACCGCATCGGCGTCCATCTGAACCTGATGTCGAGCTCGCATTCGATGCGGGATTCCGATCCGCGCGCCCTCTTCTCCTATGTGGCCGAGCAGCTCGATGCCCGCCATCTCGCCTTCATCTTCGCGCGCGAATCGCTCGATCCCGGGGAGCGGCGCATCGGCCTCCTGGTGCGCAAGCTCTTCAAGGGCGCGCTCATCATCAATGAAGGGCTGACGAAGGAATCCGCGGAACAGGCGATCGCCAAAGGCGAAGCGGATGCCGCCGCCTTCGGCCGGCCCTACATCGCCAATCCCGACCTGGTCGAGCGCTTCCGCCGCAACGCGCCGCTCAACGCCGTCAATGCCGCCACGATCTACAGCAGCGACCGCACGGGCTATACCGACTATCCGGCACTGGAAGAAGCGGTGGCCTGA